Proteins encoded in a region of the Vibrio sp. CB1-14 genome:
- a CDS encoding DUF294 nucleotidyltransferase-like domain-containing protein, translating to MLLTYEIKHLAIMKISEHANRTEQLFGLRAEDIHKWIDGFFEHDRFDHALKQGTVTRDPYDHRRFRHCKEALNEAYQEFSGQYSRQQIRNVFETHIRDDYDGYIPSRADFENGTFQTKYHDAHDGDELSAVLSANELMDYFDGLHARHSENRGLLNRFTLRIVAPSILALVLFVAAIIFAIVPFVEQSMVEQKRNMLAQLTSSAVSIVDSYIELEQKGELSLQEAQIRAKNEIETMRYGPNNRDYFFIIDSKPTMVMHPYRADLTGQDLSDYRDNDGVAVFVEFTKLVDNHQHGFLEYLWQWNDQADVTTPKLTYVEGIDEWQWIIGTGVYLDDVQQGIDKLEGTLYAIFAAIFAGLVVCIGFVMSQSKVIENRKKRAEIALHEAKDRYRALVESSNEGYILETDGQIIYSNACLHRMVGYSEHDFEQQDIWSRLFTQSPQNTKVLAHLEALFDGGVEPGEFEAQLITKHGNTLDIIVSSSRIFLSEKQGHVLSFRPITRKIYGGSFGVIDEVRDYQPMVADIISKIEQSHSPGHAVETLNQLTVVIRQMIESGCRPEILRRTIGTAYDAAICRFIQLATIELGEPPVPFTFISFGSNARHDMTLFSDQDNAIVFDGATLEPTELKQVRRYFLSLAENVCSMLNRAGYRYCEGLIMASNHQWCLSLDEWNRNFERWIADATAESILELNVFFDIRATYGEGALVDAMHDNIQHQLKRQPSFFTTYAHNCLQHEIPLTATKQIKVENHQGQLTLNLKQCLRPMEIFCRLYALKHDIRESNTVTRLKLLAAKQELDAPTLRDMLYIFDHIWQLRFMNQIDEYTDLCKVNDDIDLAKLSTLERQHLESVLERVSLFHDKVERDFLR from the coding sequence TTGTTATTAACTTATGAAATCAAACACCTAGCGATAATGAAGATATCAGAGCACGCCAATCGAACGGAGCAATTATTCGGACTCCGTGCCGAAGACATTCATAAATGGATTGATGGTTTTTTTGAACACGATCGATTTGATCATGCTCTAAAGCAAGGGACAGTGACTCGCGATCCCTACGATCACCGTCGATTTCGGCACTGTAAAGAAGCGCTGAACGAGGCGTATCAAGAGTTCAGTGGCCAGTATTCGCGCCAGCAGATACGCAATGTGTTTGAAACTCATATTCGTGATGATTACGACGGGTATATTCCTTCCCGTGCTGATTTTGAAAATGGCACGTTTCAAACCAAATACCACGATGCCCATGACGGCGATGAACTCAGTGCTGTATTGAGCGCCAATGAATTGATGGATTACTTTGATGGTTTACATGCACGTCATTCTGAAAATCGCGGACTGTTAAACCGCTTTACCTTGCGTATTGTTGCCCCCTCGATTTTGGCGCTGGTGTTATTTGTTGCTGCGATTATTTTCGCCATTGTCCCCTTTGTTGAGCAGTCGATGGTCGAGCAAAAGCGCAACATGTTGGCGCAGCTGACCTCCTCTGCGGTGAGTATTGTCGATAGCTACATTGAGCTTGAGCAAAAAGGCGAGCTCAGCCTCCAAGAGGCGCAAATCCGCGCGAAGAATGAAATTGAAACCATGCGCTATGGGCCTAACAATCGCGATTACTTCTTCATTATCGACAGTAAGCCAACGATGGTGATGCACCCCTATCGCGCTGACTTAACAGGACAAGACCTCAGTGACTATCGAGATAACGACGGTGTTGCTGTGTTTGTCGAGTTCACTAAGCTAGTCGATAACCACCAACATGGTTTTTTGGAATACTTGTGGCAGTGGAATGACCAAGCGGATGTGACCACGCCGAAACTGACTTATGTGGAGGGCATTGACGAGTGGCAATGGATCATAGGTACAGGTGTCTATTTGGACGATGTCCAGCAGGGTATCGACAAGCTAGAAGGGACGCTTTACGCCATTTTTGCCGCGATTTTTGCCGGTCTTGTAGTGTGTATCGGCTTTGTTATGTCGCAAAGCAAAGTGATTGAAAATCGGAAAAAGCGCGCCGAAATCGCGCTACATGAAGCGAAAGATCGCTATCGTGCTTTAGTCGAATCATCGAATGAAGGCTACATTTTGGAGACCGATGGGCAGATCATATACTCCAATGCCTGTCTTCATCGCATGGTAGGTTATAGTGAACACGATTTTGAGCAGCAAGATATTTGGTCTCGATTATTTACTCAATCACCTCAAAACACCAAAGTGCTGGCGCACCTTGAGGCACTGTTTGATGGTGGAGTTGAGCCTGGGGAGTTTGAAGCGCAACTTATCACTAAACACGGCAATACCCTAGATATCATTGTTAGCTCATCGCGTATCTTCTTGTCTGAAAAACAGGGGCACGTACTGTCGTTCAGGCCGATAACCCGCAAGATTTATGGCGGTAGTTTTGGCGTTATCGATGAGGTGCGTGACTATCAGCCTATGGTCGCTGATATCATCAGCAAGATAGAACAAAGCCATTCGCCAGGCCATGCTGTGGAAACACTGAATCAATTGACGGTCGTTATCCGTCAGATGATAGAGTCTGGCTGCCGTCCTGAAATATTGCGCCGAACCATAGGTACTGCCTACGATGCGGCTATCTGCCGATTTATCCAGTTGGCGACGATTGAGCTTGGTGAGCCACCGGTACCGTTTACCTTTATTTCTTTTGGTAGTAACGCGCGTCACGACATGACGCTGTTTTCCGATCAAGATAACGCCATTGTGTTTGATGGTGCCACGTTAGAGCCGACTGAGTTAAAGCAAGTTCGCCGCTATTTTTTGAGCTTGGCTGAAAATGTCTGCTCTATGCTCAATCGTGCAGGATATCGTTATTGCGAAGGACTGATTATGGCGTCGAATCACCAGTGGTGTTTGAGCCTTGATGAGTGGAATCGCAACTTTGAACGCTGGATAGCAGACGCTACCGCTGAGTCGATACTGGAGCTGAATGTGTTTTTCGATATTCGCGCGACCTATGGTGAAGGGGCACTAGTGGATGCGATGCACGACAATATTCAACATCAGCTCAAGCGCCAACCATCGTTTTTTACAACGTACGCACATAACTGCCTGCAGCATGAGATCCCACTGACCGCGACGAAACAGATCAAAGTGGAGAATCATCAAGGGCAGTTAACCTTGAACCTCAAGCAATGCTTAAGACCAATGGAGATCTTCTGTCGTCTGTACGCGTTAAAACATGATATTCGTGAGAGTAATACCGTCACTCGTCTTAAACTTTTGGCGGCAAAGCAGGAGTTGGACGCCCCGACGCTTCGTGACATGCTGTATATCTTTGATCATATATGGCAGCTACGATTTATGAACCAAATCGACGAGTACACCGATCTTTGCAAGGTTAATGATGATATCGATTTGGCCAAGCTGTCGACGTTGGAGCGCCAACATTTAGAATCGGTGCTTGAGCGAGTAAGCCTATTTCACGATAAAGTAGAGCGCGACTTTTTGCGATGA
- the rodA gene encoding rod shape-determining protein RodA — protein MLKNFKTPQLDLSILLAIISIMMLGSLTIWSASGYSEAMMTNHLMRCGIALTCVLIMSSIPAKQYRRFSPHLYLLTIILLIGVVLAGDSSNGSQRWLSIAGVRFQPSELVKLAVPMMVAWFIQREGTRPSGLRLIAAILMTAIPAGLIFIQPDLDGAIFGVIYMLFVLYFAGMSWKIIGGFVALVATSAPLLWFFVIETYQKKRILQFLNPQSDPLGSGYQIIQSHIAIGSGGVTGKGWTNATQSSLGFIPESHTDFIFSAFAEEWGFVGCVLLLSLYLFITLRALWLACHCHHAYSRLVCGALALSFFLYAFINTGMVSGLLPVMGSPLPFFSYGGTAMITQGVCFGIIMSLCRATSRYD, from the coding sequence ATGTTGAAAAATTTTAAGACTCCGCAGCTCGACCTTAGTATCTTGCTGGCGATTATCTCGATCATGATGCTTGGCTCGCTCACCATTTGGAGTGCCAGTGGTTACAGCGAAGCGATGATGACCAATCATTTGATGCGCTGCGGCATTGCACTGACCTGCGTGTTGATTATGTCTTCGATCCCGGCGAAACAGTATCGACGTTTCTCACCGCATCTTTACTTACTCACCATTATCCTGCTAATCGGTGTGGTGCTGGCAGGAGATAGCAGTAATGGCTCTCAGCGCTGGCTAAGTATAGCTGGGGTTCGCTTTCAGCCTTCAGAGTTGGTAAAGCTTGCGGTTCCAATGATGGTGGCTTGGTTTATTCAAAGGGAAGGCACAAGACCAAGTGGCTTACGGCTGATTGCGGCTATTTTGATGACTGCCATTCCCGCGGGTCTAATCTTTATTCAGCCAGACTTGGATGGAGCAATCTTTGGCGTGATTTACATGCTGTTTGTGCTCTATTTCGCTGGCATGAGTTGGAAGATCATCGGAGGCTTTGTCGCTCTAGTGGCAACCTCTGCCCCTTTGTTATGGTTCTTTGTGATAGAAACCTATCAAAAGAAACGCATTTTGCAGTTCTTAAATCCGCAAAGTGATCCACTCGGTTCGGGGTATCAAATTATCCAGTCCCATATTGCTATTGGCTCTGGTGGGGTAACGGGGAAGGGCTGGACGAACGCCACTCAAAGCTCGTTGGGCTTTATTCCAGAAAGTCACACTGACTTCATTTTTTCTGCGTTTGCAGAAGAGTGGGGGTTTGTTGGTTGCGTTTTGCTTCTGTCGCTCTATCTGTTCATTACGCTGAGAGCCTTGTGGCTCGCTTGTCATTGCCATCATGCCTATAGCCGTTTGGTTTGCGGTGCGCTAGCGCTCAGCTTCTTTTTGTACGCGTTTATCAATACCGGTATGGTCAGTGGTCTATTACCTGTCATGGGTAGCCCGTTGCCGTTTTTCAGTTATGGCGGCACCGCAATGATTACTCAGGGTGTGTGCTTTGGGATCATTATGTCTCTCTGCCGAGCGACATCGCGTTACGATTAA
- a CDS encoding BCCT family transporter: MSNSNTVEACSTASISAYDAIHPPERIKSLAEKLEMNNPVFWLSGSFLTLFVLLALTHPIALSSAVNSGFDLATRYFGAFWQLLLMANFIIGLALCFGRTGDVRLGGMARPDVESFKWMSIVLCTLLAGGGVFWAAAEPIAHYLSPPPLFGSSSPENNAINALSQSFVHWGFLAWAVLGGLSSIVLMHLHYDKGLPLKPRTLLYPLLGQRAIEGWIGNTIDALSIIAVAAGTIGPIGFLGLQISYAMQALFSIPDTFATQATVVVIAMLFYTLSALSGVNRGIQLVSRYNVILAAALILFILIAGPTGFIIDSYVQGLGTMIDQFVPMAMYRGDTQWLSWWTVFFWGWFIGYAPMMAIFIARISRGRTIRQLILSISIAAPLVTCFWFTIVGGSGLAFELATPGIIKAGFEGFNMPGALLAITMQLPFPLLISILFLILTTTFIVTTGDSMTYTITMVISGDKEPNALIRAFWGVIMGAVAIVLISMGSGGISALQSFIVITAVPASFIIAPSLWYAPKIANNMAKEQGL, from the coding sequence ATGTCAAATTCCAATACGGTTGAGGCTTGCTCAACCGCATCGATATCAGCGTATGATGCGATTCATCCACCTGAACGCATCAAGAGCCTTGCTGAAAAACTAGAAATGAACAACCCTGTATTCTGGCTCAGCGGTTCTTTCCTAACCCTCTTTGTCCTCCTTGCATTGACACACCCTATTGCCCTCTCAAGCGCTGTGAACTCCGGCTTTGATCTCGCTACTCGTTATTTTGGTGCCTTTTGGCAGCTACTCTTAATGGCTAACTTCATCATTGGCTTGGCCCTTTGTTTTGGTCGAACTGGTGATGTGAGACTTGGTGGTATGGCGCGTCCCGATGTAGAGAGCTTCAAATGGATGTCGATTGTGCTCTGTACGTTACTTGCTGGCGGCGGCGTCTTTTGGGCGGCGGCCGAACCAATTGCCCACTACTTGTCTCCACCACCACTATTCGGCTCTTCGTCCCCGGAAAACAACGCTATCAACGCGCTGTCACAATCTTTTGTACACTGGGGCTTTCTCGCATGGGCAGTATTAGGGGGGTTATCGTCAATCGTGCTAATGCATCTGCATTACGACAAAGGCCTGCCACTTAAACCCCGTACACTACTCTACCCATTGCTCGGACAGCGCGCCATTGAAGGTTGGATTGGCAATACTATTGATGCTTTAAGTATCATCGCTGTTGCCGCAGGTACTATTGGCCCGATTGGTTTTCTTGGCCTTCAGATCAGTTATGCGATGCAAGCGCTGTTTTCTATTCCCGACACCTTTGCCACTCAGGCGACGGTGGTCGTCATTGCGATGCTTTTTTACACCTTGTCTGCACTGAGCGGCGTTAATCGTGGCATTCAATTAGTCAGCCGCTACAACGTCATTCTTGCTGCGGCGCTTATCTTGTTCATCTTAATCGCGGGACCAACCGGCTTTATCATCGACAGTTACGTTCAAGGTCTCGGTACCATGATCGATCAATTTGTACCGATGGCAATGTACCGCGGTGATACTCAATGGCTGAGTTGGTGGACCGTATTCTTTTGGGGCTGGTTTATTGGCTATGCACCTATGATGGCCATTTTTATCGCGCGTATTTCACGCGGCCGCACCATTCGACAGTTAATTCTCTCCATTAGCATTGCCGCTCCATTGGTGACGTGTTTTTGGTTTACCATCGTAGGTGGCTCTGGACTGGCCTTTGAGCTGGCTACACCTGGTATCATTAAAGCTGGTTTTGAAGGGTTCAATATGCCAGGTGCGCTACTGGCTATCACTATGCAACTGCCATTTCCGTTGCTGATTTCAATCCTATTCTTAATTTTAACCACCACCTTCATTGTGACCACCGGCGACTCAATGACCTACACCATTACTATGGTGATCTCCGGCGACAAGGAGCCCAATGCTCTGATTCGCGCTTTCTGGGGAGTCATCATGGGTGCAGTGGCGATCGTGTTAATTTCAATGGGCAGTGGCGGTATTTCTGCATTGCAATCTTTCATTGTGATTACTGCGGTACCAGCGTCATTCATTATCGCCCCAAGTCTTTGGTATGCGCCTAAAATTGCCAATAACATGGCGAAGGAACAAGGCTTATAA
- a CDS encoding DedA family protein, translating into MFDATQEVLIAIWHQDFDALLSPGSAVLIYVLVSLFIFLESSFLPAAPLPCDSVVVLVGTLSAVGVLNPFLAFALLIIAASVGSWLAYLQGRWLNRLPVVQGWVNKVPESNMKMVDNLLGRHGLIALFMARFAPGVRCLVPMVMGIRLHEVQRFHYFAWFSASLWIALLAGVGFLLPSLPEPISRFATMVLMAAPVATLCAAIFTFATWRLRRLIGDKKRRLNKF; encoded by the coding sequence ATGTTTGATGCGACTCAAGAGGTGTTGATTGCTATATGGCATCAAGACTTCGACGCACTGCTGTCGCCTGGCAGTGCGGTACTGATCTATGTTTTGGTCTCTTTGTTTATTTTTCTAGAAAGCAGCTTCCTGCCTGCGGCACCTTTGCCATGCGATAGTGTCGTGGTGCTGGTGGGTACCTTGTCTGCGGTAGGGGTTCTTAACCCATTTCTCGCGTTTGCGCTGCTTATCATTGCCGCGTCCGTGGGCAGTTGGCTTGCGTATTTACAAGGGCGCTGGTTAAACCGTTTGCCTGTCGTCCAAGGGTGGGTAAACAAAGTCCCTGAGAGCAACATGAAAATGGTGGATAACCTTTTGGGTCGCCATGGGCTTATTGCCCTTTTCATGGCTCGATTTGCTCCCGGTGTTCGCTGCCTGGTACCTATGGTGATGGGGATTCGACTGCATGAAGTACAGCGTTTCCACTACTTTGCTTGGTTCAGTGCCAGCTTGTGGATTGCCCTGCTGGCCGGCGTAGGATTTCTCTTACCTTCCCTGCCTGAGCCTATTAGCCGTTTTGCTACCATGGTGTTGATGGCAGCACCTGTTGCAACGCTCTGTGCGGCGATCTTCACCTTTGCGACCTGGCGTCTGCGTAGGCTTATCGGTGACAAGAAACGTCGTCTCAATAAGTTTTAA
- the dmeF gene encoding CDF family Co(II)/Ni(II) efflux transporter DmeF produces MPFESAPHSHNFSSHNHQGEKRTLYVLLLTVTTMVVEIVAGTFYGSMALLADGWHMGTHAAAFCITLFAYRYAKKHEDNERFSFGTGKVSVLGGYTSAIALGIVALMMVVESVHRLFNPQPIHFNEAIVVAFIGLAVNVASMFLLGDHHHDHSHHHSHDNDHSHEHGHSHHHHDHNLRAAYMHVLADALTSLLAIGALILGKLYGWNWLDAFMGIVGAVVIGKWTLNLLKQTSPILLDESVEETYRTEIRHELAPSADVVDLHMWRVSGHHYAAAITLVSKDPLSLQAYKQKLSKFDKISHLTLEVRST; encoded by the coding sequence ATGCCTTTTGAATCCGCCCCTCACTCACATAATTTCTCTAGTCATAATCACCAAGGTGAAAAACGAACGCTCTATGTGCTGCTGCTAACTGTAACCACTATGGTCGTCGAGATAGTGGCGGGAACCTTTTACGGCTCCATGGCACTCTTGGCTGATGGGTGGCACATGGGGACACATGCTGCTGCTTTCTGTATCACGTTATTTGCCTATCGCTATGCTAAGAAACATGAGGACAACGAGCGGTTTTCCTTTGGCACAGGTAAAGTCAGCGTGCTTGGGGGGTATACCAGTGCTATTGCTCTAGGTATTGTGGCGCTTATGATGGTCGTCGAATCGGTGCATCGATTGTTCAATCCACAGCCGATTCATTTTAATGAGGCAATTGTCGTGGCTTTTATAGGACTTGCCGTGAATGTCGCGAGTATGTTTTTGCTTGGCGATCATCATCACGATCATTCTCATCATCACTCGCATGACAATGACCATTCACATGAGCACGGACATTCGCATCATCACCATGACCACAATTTAAGAGCGGCCTACATGCATGTTTTAGCGGATGCATTGACCTCGTTGTTAGCTATCGGCGCTTTGATTCTTGGCAAGCTCTATGGTTGGAATTGGCTAGATGCATTTATGGGCATTGTTGGTGCTGTGGTTATTGGTAAGTGGACGCTCAACCTTTTGAAACAAACCAGCCCTATTTTGCTCGATGAGAGCGTAGAGGAAACGTATCGAACTGAGATTCGTCATGAACTCGCCCCCTCAGCAGACGTGGTTGATTTGCATATGTGGAGAGTGAGCGGTCATCATTATGCTGCGGCCATTACCTTAGTGTCTAAAGACCCGCTTTCTTTGCAGGCGTATAAACAAAAACTCAGTAAGTTTGATAAGATTAGCCATCTCACACTAGAAGTACGTTCGACTTAA
- a CDS encoding MarR family winged helix-turn-helix transcriptional regulator, which yields MQNLETLNQLLTEFYDKMSSWEQSVVKETGYSLAQVHTVEVLGAHGAMRMKELADKLGITTGTLTVQVDKLVAANLIERFPHPNDRRAIVVGLTEGGQAIHRHHNQLHQSLVKDITRHFDEGQEALLISCLSKMNREF from the coding sequence ATGCAGAATCTAGAAACGCTAAACCAGCTATTGACCGAGTTTTACGACAAGATGTCATCTTGGGAGCAGTCCGTTGTTAAAGAGACAGGGTATTCATTGGCGCAAGTACACACCGTAGAGGTTTTGGGTGCTCATGGTGCAATGCGAATGAAGGAGCTTGCTGACAAGTTGGGGATCACGACCGGCACGCTGACGGTACAGGTCGATAAGCTGGTTGCTGCAAACTTGATTGAGCGTTTCCCACACCCTAATGATCGCCGCGCGATTGTGGTGGGTTTGACCGAGGGAGGGCAAGCGATTCACCGTCACCACAACCAATTGCACCAGAGTTTGGTCAAAGACATCACCCGCCATTTTGATGAGGGGCAAGAGGCTTTGCTTATCTCGTGCTTATCGAAGATGAATCGAGAGTTTTAA
- a CDS encoding DUF3360 family protein, giving the protein MSGSSKTFYRDMRRKAQEFESREEFLNHDLKIMSFRRWGIHLPFRDYSIEIEDWVPAIAATIGKVVMVTAMVAVFAAQFGLSPEFVAENVRYELLIAGALFVILFSAILNPNANLAGTHGPMIPLIPLVAAAGGHPLALGIMVCAFGMILALTKGGSKLMTLTGVGVRGGLLIYLGAVGLISQINKTEAWASASGHGYISFAVIGVTVLVYAYLAKVNKRWLAIPLCSAIAGIVAYAMGAEFAFTTEPGLPHLSPFYWWGEDTGWKLGWPTLEHYIAVVPFALLAVAMWSPDYLGHRVFQELNYPKEAKGVLMNVDDTMMVASIRQGVGSLLGGSNLASSWGTYMIPAAIAKRPIPGGALLTGILCILASVLGYPMDLAMWEPVLRVALIVGVFLPLLEAGMQMIHKHKDSLSAGICIFSCAFVNPVFGWATTMLLDNMGFIGDSERAKTLSKKDKYLIPGLAFVVCIGSLAVVGQLPGIPALIGN; this is encoded by the coding sequence ATGTCTGGAAGTAGTAAAACCTTTTATAGGGATATGCGCCGTAAAGCGCAAGAGTTTGAAAGCAGGGAAGAATTTCTGAACCATGATCTTAAGATCATGAGCTTCAGACGGTGGGGTATTCACTTACCCTTTCGTGATTACAGTATCGAGATAGAAGACTGGGTACCGGCGATTGCCGCCACCATAGGGAAAGTGGTCATGGTGACAGCCATGGTCGCAGTGTTCGCAGCACAGTTTGGCCTATCACCGGAATTTGTCGCAGAAAACGTCCGATACGAGCTACTCATTGCGGGTGCTCTATTCGTTATCTTGTTTTCTGCGATTCTTAACCCCAATGCGAACCTTGCTGGAACACATGGGCCAATGATACCGCTGATACCCCTTGTGGCTGCCGCAGGTGGACACCCACTCGCCCTAGGTATAATGGTGTGCGCATTCGGGATGATACTCGCGCTCACCAAAGGGGGCTCCAAGTTGATGACCCTCACCGGGGTCGGCGTACGGGGAGGCTTGCTGATTTACTTAGGAGCCGTCGGCCTAATCAGCCAAATCAATAAAACCGAAGCATGGGCAAGCGCTAGCGGCCATGGCTATATCTCGTTTGCGGTGATTGGTGTCACTGTGTTGGTGTACGCCTACCTGGCTAAAGTGAACAAACGCTGGCTAGCTATCCCGCTTTGCTCGGCGATTGCCGGTATTGTCGCGTACGCCATGGGCGCAGAGTTTGCTTTTACTACCGAACCTGGCTTACCACATTTAAGTCCATTCTACTGGTGGGGTGAAGACACAGGTTGGAAGCTGGGCTGGCCGACGCTTGAACACTACATTGCGGTTGTACCGTTTGCACTTTTGGCTGTGGCGATGTGGTCACCTGACTATTTAGGTCACCGTGTATTCCAAGAGCTGAACTATCCAAAAGAAGCCAAAGGCGTACTGATGAACGTTGACGATACCATGATGGTGGCATCGATTCGTCAAGGTGTGGGCTCTTTACTTGGCGGCTCGAATCTCGCCTCTTCTTGGGGTACCTACATGATCCCAGCGGCTATCGCCAAGCGCCCTATTCCTGGTGGCGCGCTGCTTACGGGTATTTTGTGTATATTGGCCTCAGTGCTGGGCTATCCAATGGATTTAGCCATGTGGGAACCGGTGCTGCGCGTTGCGCTGATTGTTGGTGTGTTCCTGCCTCTACTTGAAGCAGGCATGCAGATGATTCACAAACACAAAGACTCACTCAGTGCGGGTATCTGTATTTTCTCGTGCGCATTTGTGAACCCGGTGTTCGGCTGGGCAACGACTATGCTGCTCGATAACATGGGCTTCATTGGCGATAGCGAGCGCGCTAAAACCCTGTCCAAAAAGGACAAGTACCTAATCCCAGGTCTGGCGTTTGTGGTCTGTATTGGCTCACTCGCAGTCGTCGGTCAATTGCCGGGTATCCCTGCTTTGATTGGTAACTAA